In the Drosophila willistoni isolate 14030-0811.24 chromosome 3R, UCI_dwil_1.1, whole genome shotgun sequence genome, aagggtacaattttttttttttttggctctaaAAATCCTCTATAGTTTTAAGAATCTTTTACGCTTTACATCATATCGGTATTCGAATTAGTTCCGAAGTTATAGAGTTTAGAAGTGAGCGCGGCCGAGTCGGCCCCGACGcgttacatttttttcttttgcgtttttctcGAAACTACTTTTTTTGAACCGAGGTGTCAAATATCTCCGAATCTACTGAACCGATTTGGCTCAAATTTTTACCGCCTATTCTTTACAGTGTTGGGTATCCGCCCACGTATTTAAGGTCCTGTTTGgaagttatgaatttttttagccaaaaatgtttttcaaaaaagggcgtttttttttcaaacagccgccattttgccaaaaaaaattttttaaaaaaaatcctacgtgggcggatagccatagccttcctgaataacaagattttttttttaatttttcgggTGATGTCTAGCCGAGAAATTTGACACCCCACCTGCAAGGATTTAGAAATCATGGTGGCACTTGACGGCCCATATctccgccattttgttttaaaaatttattttttttttcaaaaaatattctttagaGTAAGGGTACTGTGTATCTGTATATAATAAcagtttttttctaaattgtATACTGGCCGCACAGCaataattctttttttcacctgttttttggacctcaggggtggcgtaaccccttAAGACAATGCACACGCCTTTTTAAATCAATTCAAAACTCTGCCTCTTTCTTTTCCAAATTGGTGTCTCAATATTTAGGTTTGAGCTCCATATAAGTTTTAGTAGAGGATTTAATGATTACATATGAACGTTTTGGTGACTTTtgtctttattgtttaatgCTTTAAGTGCAGAGTTCCAGAAGATATTATCAATCACAGCCGTGCCAGCCTATTGGGCGACTAGGTGGTTCAACGCATGGCTGCCAGCGCCAAATAATCCATGGAATGCAAGTGTTTATATCTTGATCAAATCCCGTATTCGGAGCGCAGGACTTCAGATCGGCCTTTGCTTGGTTGCCTAGGCTGTGACATATCCAGTACTTCGTCGGATCGATGCAGTGACGCTGTGGAAATCCCAATTCCACATTTTGCTGACAGCCCGGCTCGTAGGTGTCTATACATTGCCCACGGACATTCGGCAACCAAAGGCATAGGCAGTAGAGAAGAAGCCTAACGAGAACTAGATGACCAGGTAATAGGTAATGCAAGCATTGAATTAACTGGCAAACCTACCTTGCTGTTGCATGGTTTGGACGATGGACAAGCTATGACTATCTAGACGCAACTCCAAAGACTTTTATAGTTACTTCAAGTGGCCCGGTCAGTCAAGTGCTGCGGCTCTTATCAGCGTGGATATGAACGGAAGTTCTGCTGGGAGGTGGAGGTTCAATGCCCCTCCCGAGGTCAAGAGATTTGTTGGATTTGTTGGTCATGATTGCTcttggaacaacaacaataaccacATCCACGTCCAGCAAATTGCATGCCACTCACGCATTTGGCCATGGCTAAGctgaaatagaaatagaaatggcAAGTGAAGGAACAACAATCGGAATGTGACAACGCCAAGCCAGAAGACATACGTCCGAAATGAGCTTTACCAGCAACTTCATTCAACtttagcaaacaaaaaaaaaaaatgaaaatagaaggaagaaaaagaaatgcgaaaaactgaaagaaaattGCAGCAACAAAGCTGCTTTCCTTCGTTTTGGCCAATTTTACCGGACATGCCAAATGCATTTTCGTCTAGTGAACTCACACTCATCGACCCACATTTACTTGAATTAAGGGGCGTCAATGAAATATTGCCGACTTGGTCGACAACATTGGTTGTTTCTTCGAGCAAAGATTTAAAAGGCAAactttaaaatagtttttattgcCACTAAGAAATTGACATTGGCATGTTCACTTTATCGACGAAAATTAATGGATATTTAGATCACTTTCTGCCATACAAATTACATATAAAATTAaggaattttgattttaaatatcGCGCCATCTATCTAGCGGAGCCACTGTGCAAATGCGGTAGCTAATAGCTACTACTATATTGTGAAATCgatatttgaacaaatttaaCGGTCAGTGATTTGATTGCTTGAGAAAAAAAGGCATGTTGATAAAATTAAGGCAGTAGCAGTTGACAATGCAACTGGTTTTCCATTTACATAACATCGAGAAGTAGCTGGACGTCAAAAAACAGGCCAGGATTCGTCTCTAATTTATAGTAAGAGTTGATTGCAAGGAGTAGTAATgggaaatatatgtattctttttATTGGTTTGAGATTTTAAAATCGCCAAGATGTACATAACAGGCATTCCGACTCCGCTAAGTATTTATATTCTTCATCAACAATCGTCCGCCCGCTGATCTCGAAGATCTGAAGTTGAGTTGCCtaatatttaaattgcatttatcTAATATCCATTTCTTGTTCAACCTCCGATTGTTTTTTTACAAATGCCTTCACTGGATTGTGACAATAATAGGAAgagattttcgtttttttactttttggaaTTTGAAAACTGTACTTCCATCAATTTCAATACTTGATATTTGAAATATGGTGTAAATCTATTAACTTTAAGCTACTTATAGTTAGAATATTATCTATTCTAAGTGTTACATTTAGCAAACTGCAATATGTCATCCACCTTCAgctctatttttttttaataaatctaAAAAGCTGaacatcaaataaaaaataccaCAGAATATGTACCCTTGCAAAGCGAGAGGATTTCAATTCTTGTCGTTTACCGTTacattgaaaagaaaatgtaatagCTCCTTACTGTTCTCCTCCTTAAAATTACCGCTTTCGCGTTGACAATAGcaagttttttggttttcgttgGTCACACTAGGTATGTTATTTTCACGCTTTCAAGAGATGGTCCTAAATTTTAAGAGAGCGACGGTACTTTTAAGGGAGCTGACCCATAAAAATGAGTGCAACTCGAACCTGGTAAGAGCAACTCGAACTTTCGCCGTGATGCGgcgaaaattttcaatgtgTCTGAGATGGGCTGAGCGAATTCAATTTAGTCGAGCGAATTGACCAATACGCGCTAATGTGCCCCCTATTTCGATTCACTTTTTTTCGGCTCGCACTATTTTGTGTTGGCATCAACGGTTCGAGTTGGCACTCTTTGTGCGATGTTGGCATCGCTGGTATGAAGcaacaataaacaataataatatgaaGCGTGGGAGAAATTGGACGTTGCTGTGTAAATTGAGTGAaggaaaaagagaagaaataattggtggaaaataaaagaaagagtAACCAAGGTGACggaaaagaaacacaaaaagacACATTTGATTTGACTGTTCGGATTGTGGGCGTAGCGGAAATTTAACGCCGGTGCTGTTCGTTTATGTAGatagaaataaattaaatgtcTAGTGTGTAAGTGCGTGGtttaaaattaagcaaaataaaattcttcAACTGCCCCCTGCCCGTTTCGCCGGTGGACCTcttatcaaaaatatttggcgGTAAGTCTTCTGCCCACTTGTTGGTGACTCTCGTATCTCTTGGTAAGGTGGATGTGGTTCCTGGGATGTGGAAGAAAATTAGTCATTGCCCCCATACTTTCGCATTGTCCCAAAATGGTTTTAAttaacgaagaaaaaaaaaccgaaaaaaacgCATGTCCCGCACCCAAAAACCAAAGAGAGCGCTAGAGGAAGCAACAGTCCAATTAAGAGAACAACGGCATCGGGAGTGTGTGTGAGCGGGAGTGAGAGCAAAGCTTTAGGGGCGTAGACACGACCCTTTCAAGGGGGGACCCTTTCAAATAATTCAGCATGAGGGCAAAGCAAACATTGTTCAATTTCAATTGCTAATGCGGGCGACAATTGaccacacacagatacacacacgcGTATATTTTCGTAATATTCAGTCCACATATTATTGCATCACGCAGTCGCAGCCCTGTGCTAaattaatacatacatacatatgttttttGAGTAGCCCGTTAAAGCCGCTGCCACCTGTGTCAATCAAGACGAGACAAGTTTCACCTGTCTGCAATGCGGAAACTGCAGTTGGCTGCATTTTTGcattcttcttctttctcttctcttctgcCAGGTCAGCAAGTTAATGCGCCAAATACTTACAAATTAGTTGCAACTTGCAACTGacatacatatctacatatacatatgcactCACCAGACCgaacatgtgtgtgtgtgtaacccTTACTGTTAACCGAATGAAAGTTAAGCCTAACCGTTTATGCTTAAGTACAGTTATTCAAGACTAAAAAAGAACTATTTCGGCCCTTTGTATAAACGTGAGCAGCTCAACTCCACAAATCTGATTGATCCATCAGACCTCGCAGGCTCAATTTCCAAGACGGTCGTGATGAGCCCTTGAaaccaatatatatgtatatacatattttccTTTTAAAGACTCGCAAACGATAGAGCATTAAATTTGACAAAATTTTGAAGATTCATTAACTATCGGGAATTGCTATAGTAAAGCCAAATTGATTTCAACACGTCAGAGTTCGGAAACTGATTTTAATGGACGCACTAGAATCTCAAAATATAGCCCGAAAAAAGAAATCAGCTAAATTCAGGAATAACGTTTgagtttaattttaatgtcATGTCATGTCGTTAATTTTTAGTTGCAATATTATATCTGaaattgtcttttttttttaaatataatgcactctttttgttaaataaattataacgTATGATAAGTTGAACCCAGTTATCCTTCAAAACGAAGCTAAAATTCTTTTTTCCTGAACTTACGTTCATGAAAAACGTTACATGAGTTTACACTCATGgcagaaaattaaaatttataaaaacgCGTAGAATAATCAAATCCGGCTCGattataatttgaaatttaatttgattttaattcaGCTAAAATACCTAAAAACTatatcataaattttaaaattaaacgcTGAAAATATGTAATAAGCCAAATGACTGTGTTTGAGCCGACTTGAAGTCAATAAATATTACTAATTTGTAAGATTTTGAATCGTAAGCAGCATGTATTATCGAAATATGATAATAAACCATTTCAATTACAATTCAACAAACTTTAAAGTTTATTGAAACTTGGCACTGCAAAATGCATTTGGAAGtttctttgaaaaaaaagCATTTCTGACCCTAAAGTTTTATTACTCTAATTCAAATTATAGAAAAAGTTGCCAATAAAAagattgtttttaattaaattgtatagtaagttatattttataataGTTAATTTATCGCAAAGTAAGAAAGAAGTCTTTAGACCAGattttgatatacatataataaatttaGAACTATTTCAAAATCGGGAACCCTAAATAAGCATTATTTTTTGTAcctaaaatataattatttgcTTAATTGGATAAAAGTGAGTTTTAACCAATTGAACCATTGATCTGTATTGAAGTAAATATTAAAGTAAATTcaagtaaatttttaatacaatttcaattaaaagttCTTCCCAGTTTATACTTAAGTATATAAACAAATCATGATGATTTGGCATAAAATAATCATCAgatgaaatatatgtacatcatATATAGATTGAGCGTAAGTTCAGAGGCAAAAATTGTGTAAATACGTTTTGATTGCATTCCTTGACAAGTACTTAAATTCCTATTGACTTGAGTTTTGTTTGGATTATGCAAATATTGTATTTGGGGGAATTGCAGCCAGGCTAATGCCAATGTGCACAACGAATCCCAAGGTGCTAATAGAATTCCATTGATCTTTGGCCCTaaagcaaaacacaaaaaccaatTCTGGATAGAAGACACTAAAATTCTAGAAGATAGTCAGTCGGTGACTTACGTCAACTGTTAATAGCACAGTCAATAGCAAATGGCTAATTGTAGTAGCACTGGATAGAACCTTGTAAATAATAGTATAAGCAAACTTTGttaaatatctaaaaattttaatcattCAATTGATATTCCCTCGCTACAAAGTAACATCAGCgaatataagtacatatagatatagatacatacatattcatatgtatgtataaataatgGACGACGAGTATATCTCagtttcatttttcatttattgaGAGTAAAATTCGCCGTAGCACAAtcaagtatgtatgtatgtatatatatacatatatgtattttgttttatgtatgcatggttcatatgtatattgtttCCGTAGCACATAGAAATTTCATTTCAGTGCAAAACGATGAACGTCGAGCAGCTTTGGTTCAAAGTCCACAgagcgttttttgttttcttctttcgGTGGTCGCTCGGTCAGTCGGTGGCGATGAGACCAtattaatgtatgtatgtttatctGTGGGAAGGTGGATTGGATAGACCACAAAGACATATGCATAAACTTGGAGTTATACtaggtaaatatatatgtaagtaagtAGGTGgagtgtgtggtgtgtgtgtgctgtaTTTTGGCATCTCATGCTTGATAAGCACTTTGCGTTTTAAACTTCATCGAAAACAAACCAAAGTTGCTCTTTTCCTCAACCGGTTTCAATGTTCAACGACAAAAATCAATGCGATTCCTAACTTTTTTTCTACGGTCATTGTACTacacattgttgttgttgacacACACATTTCTTTGATTGTGTTTGACCacaaacatttcaaaaacaCCACCTGTTGTTGCCgctgtcgctgctgctgctgctgcggttATGTTGATGAAGCCAAAAGATGCCGTTAGATGCGGCAACACATTATTACCAAACAGTTTTAAGTCTTCTCTCGAATGCCGATGCTGGTTGTAAAACTCGATTACAATTCGATTTGAATTAAAAACCCTTTAGAATTTTACCCATATTTTATTATTCATGATGTAAGTGGGTTCTATATATGaataatttgcatatattCGAAACTTTTCTTCAGTGTGAGAAACGAACCGGCAAAATCAACCTAAACTCTTTGGCGTtcttaaacaaaattaagtcAATGCTATCACAAAATTtgtgtaaaaagaaaaagtttctaATTTAGtcaatagaaaacaaaattggCACACATTTCATTGATTAAGAGACAAATTATAAATGTATTTTGAAGAGTTTAAGAAAACTAACTACTAACTAGTAGTGTGTTTTAGTTGtctaaaaatatgaaaaatattttaaagagtTAACCAGTAAATTATCCCTTAGTTTTAATATAGAATACTATATACTTCTTTTGGGGTATTTCTACTtctaaattaatatttttctaatgATGAGGAGTTTATGAAtgatattttctttaatttttggcATACTGAACTCAAAATTAAAATCCAATAGTTCAACGAAAAATCTCGAAACTCTTGTCTCATGAATTTCATGCAGtttatcgtttttttttcttttaagtttaaCAACTTTGGCTCAAATTTGTCTCGCACATTTGTGTGGTGGAAGGTTTGCCTTGCTTTTGGGATgcacatatataaatatttatatatatgtttttggCGTAACTTCCCTTTCGTTTTCGTTTATCTTTGGGCCCTCCCATTTTAGTTTCCAGGCAGGTTTTATATCCTAACCAAAGTTgattgttttagtttttagcaGAAGTTCAAACATTTATAGTTGCCCTCCGATCGAAAGATATTTTATATCGTTAACTTTTTGAAGTTGGCTTGTGCCCAAGGTAAAGTCGTTAATTGAGTTTATCGCAAAATGAACCCCGAATACGCAGAGTATTTAAGCGTACGAATTTTattacccttgcaaaaagagtacattaactttgttttgtttcagtCAGGTTGGCTTCCTATGCGTGTATATTTTGAAATCATCAAATTAGTTTGACACAATTAATATTCTAAACTTTGCAAGTTACGAAACAGTGCTGAGTATCTCAATTGTTTCATTCGTTCGCAGATTTTTGGCGTTGATATTTGGTTATGTAACATAAACTTGAAAGTTTCACTACAACTTAGAATGCGCcagtgaaaagaaaaaaccaaaattcaaaattatgcatttataaatatgtttgtataccTACTTATGCCGgcggtttttattttcttctttttgatATTATTAACAAGTTCCCAGTTGAGTGAAACTTTCGAAGATGTAGTTGGGCCTTCATTTGTTCGAGTAAATAAACAGATATCGAAGAGAATGGGCCGGGTACTCATACAGTTGGGGCTGGGTCGATCGAATCGGATGGCTATACTTGCGCTTTCATTTCAACATTATCAGCGCCAAAGGCGATCGCCTTTATTTGGCCATTGAAACGGTTGGAATGCTAAGCATTTCACTTTATTTTGGCTGcaggtttttttgtttttagcatTGCCCCAACGAGTCGGCCAAAACGCCGAAACGTACAAACGTCACGCACTTGAAgagcttttgctttttataccatacacccatagggtgaaatggtatattacagtcgccaaaatgtatgtaacaggcagaaggaagcatctccgaccccacaaagtatatatattcttgatcaggatcaacaaccgagtcgatctagccatgtccgtctgtccgtccgtctgtccgtctgtccgtccgtccgtctgtccgtctgtccgtatgaacacctagatctcggagactgtaagagctagagccaccaaatttggtatgtagactcgtgtagtatgtagagtgatcaagtttatttcaaatttttgccacgcccctttccgcccccgcaatttaaaaaaagcgtttatctcaaaaactattccagctagagacaccatatttggtatgtatattcgcttagtaaatgcacacattttgtatgtgtaaaaattttgccacgcctttttccgcccccgtaatttgaaaaacttgattatctcccgtacttttttaccttatgcaatcaaatttgacacacttaaatttaatactaatatctagcaaaataccaaatttgatcaaaatcggacaaaaaacagtcgagttatacatataaacgtttttccataaggccggagttggccgttggctggtgggggcgctagggt is a window encoding:
- the LOC6650603 gene encoding uncharacterized protein LOC6650603, translating into MAKCLIQCLHYLLPGHLVLVRLLLYCLCLWLPNVRGQCIDTYEPGCQQNVELGFPQRHCIDPTKYWICHSLGNQAKADLKSCAPNTGFDQDINTCIPWIIWRWQPCVEPPSRPIGWHGCD